In a single window of the Dethiosulfovibrio faecalis genome:
- the ppk1 gene encoding polyphosphate kinase 1, whose translation MSDSKNLPDLHNSGLYINRELNWIDFDEKVLVEAMDRDNPLLERVKFLSIFHNNMDEFFMVRVSGLVQQYREGVKELSVDGMSPADQLMAIRSRLSYLLDRADSCWDNLKAELLEKGIPIKNYAEISEDVKEGLRRYFIKEIFPVITPMAIDPGRPFPKISNLSLNFLVMLQDPGEAIHFARVKVPDSFKPFVAVLTGSEFSVYRKLGLTFRSGGESLWIEELVKAHIDTLFPGYRVLEAHLFRITRNADIEIAEDDAGDLMEAVVEGVERRHFANVVRLEISSDMPKEMRHFLMGRLHLEKWQIFRCKRQMGMSRIMQLAGLDRPDLKDEPFRPRLPYPLSGVEPLLPQIKKRDLVFYHPYDSFSPVLDFIRRAASDPNVLAIKQTLYRTGSNSPIVAALMEARRNGKQVTVVVELKARFDEEQNIVWAKALEDAGVHVVYGLLGFKIHAKLCLVIRREQNRLRRYVHIGTGNYNPGTAKVYADLGFFTSRSAICADVTELFNAMTGFSHQQDYRKILVSPMTTRKGIISRIYREIERQKSDGDGYIAFKMNQLVDPKSIRALYNASIAGVKVDLQVRGICCLRPGLPGISENIRVTSLVGRFLEHARMFYFRNGGDDELFMGSADVMPRNLDRRVEVLTPIEDPNLRRSLVDDLLMRHLEDTANAWELLPDGSYVKVSCSDGGYAFDSQRWMMDHREGWNPVLEDE comes from the coding sequence ATGTCCGATTCGAAAAATCTGCCCGATTTACACAATTCCGGTCTATACATCAACAGAGAGCTCAACTGGATAGATTTCGATGAGAAGGTCCTGGTAGAGGCCATGGACAGAGATAACCCTCTTCTGGAAAGGGTCAAGTTTCTGTCCATCTTTCACAACAATATGGACGAGTTTTTCATGGTCCGAGTGTCCGGATTGGTGCAGCAATACAGAGAAGGGGTCAAGGAGCTCTCGGTGGATGGGATGTCCCCGGCTGATCAGCTGATGGCGATACGTTCCAGGCTATCCTATCTGTTGGATCGGGCGGACAGCTGTTGGGATAATCTGAAGGCCGAGCTGCTGGAAAAGGGAATTCCGATAAAAAATTACGCCGAGATCTCCGAGGACGTCAAAGAAGGTCTGAGAAGGTACTTCATAAAGGAGATCTTCCCGGTTATAACCCCTATGGCCATAGATCCCGGAAGGCCCTTTCCCAAGATCTCCAATTTGAGTCTTAATTTTCTTGTTATGCTTCAGGACCCCGGCGAGGCAATTCACTTTGCCAGGGTAAAGGTCCCTGATAGTTTTAAGCCATTCGTCGCGGTTCTTACCGGCAGCGAGTTCTCCGTCTACCGTAAGTTGGGGCTCACGTTCAGGAGCGGCGGAGAGTCCCTCTGGATAGAGGAGCTGGTAAAAGCCCACATAGACACGCTTTTCCCCGGATACCGTGTTTTGGAGGCCCATCTGTTCCGTATCACCAGAAACGCCGATATAGAGATCGCCGAGGACGATGCAGGCGATCTCATGGAGGCCGTGGTGGAAGGGGTCGAACGACGTCATTTCGCCAACGTAGTGAGGCTCGAGATCTCTTCCGATATGCCAAAGGAGATGCGCCATTTCCTGATGGGACGGCTCCATCTCGAGAAGTGGCAGATATTCCGATGTAAGAGACAGATGGGGATGTCCCGTATAATGCAGTTGGCCGGATTGGATAGGCCTGACTTGAAGGACGAGCCCTTTCGCCCTAGGCTTCCCTATCCTCTATCGGGAGTGGAGCCGTTACTTCCTCAGATAAAGAAAAGGGACTTGGTATTCTATCACCCCTACGATAGCTTCTCCCCCGTCCTGGATTTCATAAGGCGTGCCGCTTCGGACCCGAACGTGTTGGCGATAAAGCAGACCCTCTATCGGACCGGATCCAACTCCCCTATCGTGGCGGCTCTGATGGAGGCCCGTCGTAACGGTAAACAGGTGACGGTCGTTGTGGAGCTAAAGGCCCGGTTCGACGAGGAGCAGAACATAGTGTGGGCTAAAGCGCTTGAGGACGCCGGTGTACACGTCGTCTACGGTCTGCTGGGTTTTAAGATTCACGCCAAGCTATGTCTGGTCATAAGAAGGGAACAGAACAGGCTTCGTCGTTACGTCCATATAGGTACGGGCAACTACAATCCTGGGACCGCCAAGGTATACGCCGATCTGGGCTTTTTTACCTCTCGTTCTGCCATATGCGCCGATGTCACGGAGCTTTTCAACGCCATGACCGGCTTCTCCCACCAGCAGGATTACAGGAAGATCCTGGTCTCCCCTATGACGACCAGAAAGGGGATCATCAGCAGGATATACAGGGAGATAGAGAGACAGAAGAGCGACGGAGACGGGTATATCGCCTTTAAGATGAATCAACTGGTAGATCCTAAGAGCATCAGGGCCCTTTACAACGCCTCCATCGCAGGGGTCAAGGTGGATCTCCAGGTGAGGGGGATATGCTGTCTTAGGCCCGGGTTGCCCGGTATCAGCGAGAACATCAGGGTTACATCCCTGGTGGGGCGGTTTCTCGAACACGCTAGGATGTTCTATTTCCGAAACGGAGGGGACGACGAGCTTTTTATGGGAAGTGCCGATGTAATGCCCAGAAATCTGGACAGAAGGGTTGAGGTTCTTACGCCCATAGAGGATCCGAATCTCCGTCGATCTCTTGTGGACGATCTATTGATGAGACATCTGGAGGACACGGCCAACGCCTGGGAGCTCCTTCCCGACGGAAGTTACGTCAAGGTTTCCTGTTCGGACGGGGGATATGCCTTCGATTCTCAGAGGTGGATGATGGATCATCGAGAGGGTTGGAATCCCGTTTTGGAGGATGAGTGA
- a CDS encoding CHAD domain-containing protein, which yields MSDVKERERHDSYCGRILLTHMEVLRKSSGKLISGDADVEWLHKARVATRRIRSVLELMDGLFSESDIKGWRRRIRDLGRGLGEARDLDVRMEFLSDQGKCGYDGTVGGDRLSLRLRQRREALNPFLLGIAESSLRWSLWNDVSERLRPLMGKSYLDDGSEDDFPREWIDSALEDRTLRVVGHDAFVRSGYNRDSWHRLRKDGKRLRYTMEIYDPATGGGFKKSISILKEMQDRLGLIHDLDLWIEWLPVFLEEEKERTRVYFGHVRGFRKIESDVNAFRNSLIDRFSSEKVVFMEWWQGLSEDRFWNVLVGDEI from the coding sequence ATGAGTGACGTGAAAGAGCGTGAGAGACACGACTCGTACTGCGGCAGAATCCTGCTGACCCACATGGAGGTTTTGAGGAAAAGCTCGGGAAAGCTTATATCAGGAGATGCCGATGTAGAGTGGCTCCATAAGGCCAGGGTGGCTACCAGAAGGATTCGATCGGTATTGGAGCTAATGGACGGTCTGTTCTCCGAATCGGATATCAAGGGATGGAGAAGGAGAATCAGGGATCTCGGCAGAGGCTTGGGAGAGGCCAGGGACCTGGACGTGAGGATGGAGTTTCTATCCGACCAGGGGAAATGCGGCTATGATGGAACAGTAGGGGGCGATAGGCTTTCTCTCAGACTGAGGCAGAGGAGAGAGGCCTTGAATCCTTTTTTACTGGGTATAGCCGAAAGTTCCCTTCGGTGGAGCCTCTGGAATGATGTGAGCGAACGCCTGAGGCCTTTGATGGGTAAAAGCTACCTGGACGACGGCAGCGAAGACGATTTCCCCAGGGAGTGGATAGACTCGGCTCTGGAGGACAGGACGTTGAGGGTCGTCGGTCACGATGCCTTCGTGCGGAGCGGATACAATCGAGATTCCTGGCATCGCCTGAGAAAAGACGGCAAAAGACTTCGCTACACCATGGAGATATACGATCCTGCCACAGGGGGAGGCTTCAAAAAGTCCATCTCTATCCTGAAGGAGATGCAGGATAGACTTGGGCTTATCCACGATCTGGATCTCTGGATCGAGTGGCTGCCGGTCTTTTTGGAGGAGGAAAAGGAGAGGACCAGGGTTTATTTCGGCCACGTCAGGGGATTTCGCAAGATCGAATCGGACGTGAACGCCTTTCGGAATTCGTTGATAGACCGTTTTTCCTCCGAGAAGGTCGTTTTTATGGAATGGTGGCAAGGACTTTCGGAAGACCGGTTTTGGAACGTTTTGGTAGGAGACGAAATCTAA
- a CDS encoding DUF4231 domain-containing protein, translated as MGKKTPKKEHANPRVLSRTIIREEVPRLTQKEYIHERLKDQINWYGSKSEWNKKWYVRLKKCELAMAATIPVIVSFMDGPLCLKLIIAILGACLVGIGGLHGLQNYHENWIEYRSTSEVLKHELYFYQTKTGPYKDEDDPFPLLVHRTEEIISHENINWNNLCGQSKKEGKSPTMGR; from the coding sequence ATGGGAAAAAAGACGCCTAAAAAAGAACACGCAAATCCAAGGGTTTTATCTCGTACTATCATTAGAGAAGAGGTCCCTAGATTGACTCAAAAGGAATACATCCACGAACGCTTGAAAGATCAAATAAACTGGTATGGCTCCAAAAGCGAGTGGAACAAAAAGTGGTACGTAAGACTGAAAAAATGCGAGCTTGCCATGGCCGCAACTATCCCTGTGATAGTCTCGTTCATGGATGGGCCGCTGTGTCTAAAGCTCATCATAGCTATTCTCGGAGCATGTCTCGTCGGGATAGGCGGACTTCACGGGCTCCAGAACTACCACGAAAACTGGATAGAGTACAGGAGTACCAGCGAGGTATTAAAGCATGAGCTTTACTTTTATCAAACGAAGACAGGACCGTATAAAGACGAAGATGACCCCTTCCCCCTGTTGGTGCACAGGACGGAAGAGATCATCTCTCACGAGAATATCAACTGGAACAACCTATGCGGACAATCAAAAAAAGAGGGGAAGAGCCCTACGATGGGCCGTTGA
- a CDS encoding tyrosine-type recombinase/integrase, whose protein sequence is MALTDAAIRKAKVKEKPYMIKDERGLYIEIRPSGRRFWRLRCWEDGKEKKKSLGEYPAVSLAQARQLRDDIKSSGPLAGGTVTFKDLAEEWLEKRKKPTCVPKYIRDLSYRMDTFLFPYIGGNDVRSISAPALLTVLRKIEAEGLHETAHRVHQLVGQVMRYGVATGRCDRDISADLRGALMPPQVTHRAAIIDPQGIRGLVRAVGDLSSVVVRHALLVGIYTFVRPGELRKMEWSEIDGDLWRIPAEKMKMRRSHLVPLSLQAVDSLERVRLFSGGGKYVFPSIRTSERPMSDGTVNAALRRMGYEKKEVTGHGFRAMASTILNENGWPPDVIERQLAHVEKNTVRAAYNHAEYLDKRREMMQWWADWLDGVRF, encoded by the coding sequence ATGGCGTTAACCGATGCGGCCATACGAAAAGCCAAGGTAAAGGAAAAACCGTACATGATCAAAGACGAGAGAGGGCTCTACATCGAGATAAGGCCCTCTGGGCGCAGATTCTGGCGATTGCGATGCTGGGAGGACGGCAAGGAGAAAAAGAAATCCCTGGGCGAATACCCAGCCGTGAGCCTTGCACAAGCCAGGCAGCTTAGGGACGATATAAAGTCTTCCGGTCCTCTTGCCGGTGGTACGGTCACCTTCAAGGACCTTGCCGAGGAATGGCTGGAGAAAAGAAAAAAGCCCACCTGCGTTCCCAAATACATCAGGGATCTCTCGTACCGGATGGATACTTTTCTGTTTCCCTATATCGGCGGCAACGATGTACGGTCCATCTCTGCTCCGGCGTTGCTTACCGTACTACGGAAGATCGAGGCAGAAGGGCTGCACGAAACGGCGCACAGGGTCCACCAGCTTGTCGGGCAGGTGATGCGCTACGGTGTGGCCACCGGTCGGTGCGATCGAGATATCTCAGCCGACCTCCGAGGAGCCTTGATGCCACCACAGGTAACTCACAGGGCGGCCATAATAGACCCGCAGGGAATAAGAGGACTTGTCAGGGCGGTTGGGGATCTCTCGTCCGTTGTGGTGCGCCATGCACTCCTTGTCGGTATATATACCTTCGTTCGTCCGGGAGAGCTTAGAAAGATGGAGTGGTCCGAGATCGACGGAGATCTGTGGCGGATTCCTGCGGAAAAGATGAAGATGCGTCGCTCCCATCTCGTACCGTTGTCATTACAGGCGGTAGATTCGCTGGAGAGGGTCCGTCTTTTCTCCGGAGGGGGTAAGTATGTCTTTCCGTCCATACGCACGTCTGAGCGTCCTATGAGCGACGGAACCGTAAACGCCGCTCTTAGACGCATGGGATACGAAAAAAAAGAAGTTACCGGCCACGGTTTCAGGGCCATGGCCAGCACCATCCTAAACGAAAACGGATGGCCGCCGGACGTGATCGAAAGGCAGCTGGCCCACGTGGAGAAGAATACGGTGCGTGCGGCCTACAACCACGCCGAATACCTGGACAAGCGCAGGGAGATGATGCAGTGGTGGGCGGATTGGTTGGATGGGGTGAGATTCTAG
- a CDS encoding endonuclease/exonuclease/phosphatase family protein, with the protein MTKLHSTLFAILASILLLATPSFALSIGTFNIEYFNVSGKKAYSPTDCAALAKTIRGSGADVLALQEIEGNTTMRYFVTKFMPGWAYAGNDTGGRQDLYFLWNKKVIKLLDGPHVYGANASFRFEGKSYKLNDRPNLVATFLDTWDNTRFTLVNVHLKSQSTRGKDDKATAQRYNDTKRRTQIEGINKLVSSLKGPVFVLGDYNTDSPTGTAFPLVGLHSGHYSYDNRKSNLDYIGYMGIQKTGSWKLYEVESSIASRSTRRSQYPDHDIVVLSLDGDGPHAVSGGIAAPQVVKQKKVIASDSPNDSGASGDTIVYITKTGKKYHADGCSYLKKSKIPITLKEAKAKGYTPCSKCHPPK; encoded by the coding sequence ATGACTAAACTCCATTCAACCCTATTCGCCATCCTAGCATCTATCCTCCTTCTCGCCACCCCCTCCTTCGCTCTCTCTATCGGCACTTTCAACATAGAGTACTTCAACGTCTCCGGGAAGAAGGCCTATTCCCCCACCGACTGCGCCGCTCTGGCGAAGACAATCCGGGGATCCGGTGCCGACGTCCTCGCTCTTCAGGAGATCGAGGGCAACACCACCATGAGGTACTTCGTCACCAAGTTCATGCCGGGATGGGCTTACGCCGGAAATGATACGGGAGGCAGGCAGGATCTCTACTTCCTTTGGAACAAGAAGGTGATCAAACTCCTGGACGGTCCGCATGTTTACGGTGCCAACGCATCCTTCCGCTTCGAAGGCAAGAGTTACAAGCTGAACGACCGACCGAACCTGGTGGCCACGTTCCTGGATACCTGGGACAACACCCGCTTTACCCTGGTGAACGTCCACCTGAAGAGCCAGAGTACCAGAGGGAAGGACGACAAGGCCACAGCCCAGAGATACAACGACACCAAGAGACGAACCCAGATCGAAGGGATAAACAAGCTGGTCTCGTCGCTGAAGGGCCCCGTGTTCGTCCTTGGGGACTATAACACCGACTCCCCCACCGGAACTGCCTTTCCTCTCGTCGGGCTCCACAGCGGCCATTACAGCTACGATAACCGAAAAAGCAACCTGGACTATATCGGCTATATGGGCATCCAAAAGACGGGCTCCTGGAAGCTCTACGAGGTGGAGAGCTCCATAGCCTCCAGATCCACCAGAAGATCTCAGTATCCCGACCACGATATAGTCGTCCTGTCGTTGGACGGCGACGGCCCCCATGCCGTATCGGGTGGCATAGCGGCCCCTCAGGTAGTCAAGCAGAAGAAGGTAATAGCCTCGGACTCGCCTAATGATTCGGGAGCTTCGGGAGACACGATTGTCTATATCACCAAGACGGGAAAGAAGTACCATGCGGATGGATGTTCATACCTAAAGAAGAGCAAGATACCGATCACGCTGAAGGAAGCGAAGGCCAAGGGATATACGCCATGCTCCAAGTGCCATCCGCCGAAATAA
- a CDS encoding amidohydrolase family protein: MILNNRRLFVGSLELDGRIDRGYVLANGDRIEAVGWGELTVSGSVPVRVFQSDAVIRQGQFNAHSHPEQSIYVDMVDPTWDLGTWCRNTIYRYSPFLTPRQVRLACRRAFSRMALYGTSTVMASFYLHNGRGNLYDREVIAAARDVGIRLIFGRMTYDVISKGAYEGKRRSQEGYYETVEDGERSLRELMELEGSDVVVAPAIHSMHGSTEDAIVTALRIGYELDRPVQFHLSEDKGDVDISLNNYGCRPVEFLDSLVSSGKVPGLDKMIVSDCCWVDETERALMADRGLSAVLNPRMNDRVGVGFPDLPGLVDSSIPLFLGTDGEASNDDLSLEKERSFLRNRYDGVVSRPVIDEIGKGAFAFGDRKIGPLRPGRLCDFRVDDRDGNTVHLFVGASQVVRDGRLVKLDLKSDVEAPLIEEIEKMRETVEI, from the coding sequence ATGATTTTGAACAATAGACGACTTTTTGTAGGTTCTCTAGAGCTTGATGGACGTATCGATCGTGGCTACGTATTGGCCAATGGAGACAGGATAGAGGCGGTAGGATGGGGAGAGTTGACCGTTTCCGGGTCGGTGCCAGTAAGGGTCTTTCAGTCCGATGCCGTGATTCGGCAGGGACAGTTCAACGCTCACTCTCATCCGGAACAGTCCATATATGTCGATATGGTCGATCCCACCTGGGATCTGGGAACCTGGTGTCGTAACACCATCTACCGTTACAGTCCCTTTCTCACGCCCAGGCAGGTTCGACTGGCATGCCGAAGGGCTTTTTCCAGAATGGCCCTTTATGGTACGTCTACGGTCATGGCCTCCTTTTACCTGCATAACGGCAGGGGAAACCTGTACGATAGAGAAGTCATAGCGGCGGCAAGGGACGTCGGGATCAGGCTTATCTTCGGCAGGATGACCTACGATGTTATTTCCAAGGGTGCCTATGAGGGAAAGAGAAGGTCCCAAGAGGGGTATTACGAGACCGTTGAGGACGGAGAGAGATCTCTCAGGGAGCTTATGGAGCTTGAGGGATCCGATGTCGTGGTCGCACCGGCAATTCACAGCATGCACGGTTCCACCGAGGACGCTATCGTGACCGCCCTTCGTATCGGCTACGAGTTGGATCGTCCCGTTCAGTTTCACCTATCGGAGGACAAGGGAGATGTCGACATATCTCTAAATAATTACGGATGTCGTCCTGTTGAGTTCCTGGATTCTCTGGTGAGTTCCGGCAAGGTCCCTGGTCTGGATAAAATGATTGTGTCCGATTGTTGTTGGGTGGACGAAACGGAGAGGGCCTTGATGGCCGATAGAGGGCTTTCCGCAGTATTGAATCCCAGGATGAACGATAGAGTGGGAGTCGGTTTTCCCGACCTTCCAGGCCTGGTCGATTCCTCTATTCCCCTGTTTCTCGGAACCGATGGAGAGGCCAGCAACGACGATCTGTCGTTGGAGAAAGAGAGATCCTTCCTTAGGAATCGATACGATGGGGTTGTCTCACGTCCCGTGATCGATGAGATCGGGAAGGGGGCCTTTGCCTTCGGAGATAGAAAGATCGGACCTCTCAGGCCGGGCCGTCTATGCGATTTCAGGGTGGACGATAGAGACGGAAATACGGTTCATCTTTTCGTAGGAGCCTCCCAGGTAGTGAGAGATGGTCGACTTGTAAAACTCGATTTGAAGTCCGACGTGGAGGCTCCTCTGATCGAGGAGATAGAGAAGATGAGAGAGACGGTGGAAATTTAG
- a CDS encoding TIR domain-containing protein, with amino-acid sequence MPSLRNYNIFISHAWRYSERYEKLSNMLNEAKYLRTIDYSVPQWKPVIDPEHPCNKSDLKNALTEQISHASVVIVIAGMWASYSEWIQYEIDEAQRMWKPILGIKPRGQERIPSAITQNADEMVGWNTETIVNAIRRLAR; translated from the coding sequence ATGCCAAGTTTGCGCAATTATAACATCTTCATCAGTCATGCTTGGAGATATTCTGAGCGCTACGAAAAGCTGTCTAACATGCTGAACGAAGCCAAATATCTAAGGACAATCGACTATTCGGTCCCACAGTGGAAGCCAGTTATAGACCCAGAACACCCCTGTAATAAATCCGATCTAAAAAATGCGCTGACAGAGCAAATAAGTCACGCCAGCGTAGTAATCGTCATAGCGGGGATGTGGGCCAGTTACAGCGAGTGGATACAGTACGAAATAGACGAGGCCCAACGTATGTGGAAACCAATACTCGGCATAAAACCCCGGGGACAAGAGCGTATTCCGAGCGCCATCACCCAAAACGCCGATGAAATGGTCGGTTGGAACACCGAAACAATAGTCAACGCCATCCGGCGGTTAGCAAGATAG
- a CDS encoding Ppx/GppA phosphatase family protein — MGPGEGSDRRAAFIDLGTNSARVLVVSLRNDGVFHVLSDQKESVRLGEGEFKTNMLTSDAMDRAILVLSRFTQLARSLGVSDVMAVATSATRDAENADVFINRVKKEAGLDLKIISGLEEARLIHLGVARGYHLGNDEALFIDIGGGSTELILGGQNDFSFLDSLKAGTIRLYNDFFPSDYVGPVSRELYRDMKRYVRGRGVRSLKHIRSSQFKRVFASSGTARHLQEIASGLFPDLIDVPVDGPVLSLDALRKVSRVLCPMSADEREKVKGVSSRRKDIIITGAAIMETVMEELSLDRVTVTDRSLRNGMLEDYLVKHGLIEGLSIREESVLRLGRSCGFDERHGRHISKLALDLFDSSGKLGLHDLGIGARELLYYASLLHDIGMFLSFSDHHHHGAYIVRNAQLLGFTDMELQIMSSLVNYHRGKRPKKSDPMISGLDGWGIAVVRKCGVFLRMAESMDRSHRSIIEGAIFENEGKRIRLSLSLREPEEWELERWAVERDMTDFKKIFGRTFSLLAV; from the coding sequence ATGGGGCCGGGAGAGGGAAGCGACAGGAGAGCCGCTTTTATAGATCTAGGGACAAACTCCGCCAGGGTCTTGGTCGTCTCTTTGCGTAACGACGGAGTCTTTCACGTGCTGTCGGACCAGAAAGAATCGGTCCGTCTCGGCGAGGGCGAGTTCAAGACGAATATGTTGACCTCAGATGCTATGGACAGAGCGATCCTGGTGTTGAGCCGTTTCACTCAGTTGGCCCGGAGCCTGGGAGTCTCGGACGTTATGGCCGTAGCCACCTCGGCCACGAGGGACGCGGAAAACGCCGATGTCTTTATCAACAGGGTTAAAAAAGAAGCTGGTCTCGATCTGAAAATTATATCAGGGCTGGAGGAGGCCAGACTTATACATCTGGGAGTGGCCAGAGGCTACCATCTGGGTAATGACGAAGCTCTCTTCATAGATATCGGTGGAGGAAGCACCGAGCTTATCCTGGGGGGGCAGAATGATTTTTCCTTTCTGGATTCCCTAAAGGCCGGAACTATAAGGCTTTACAACGATTTTTTCCCCTCTGACTATGTTGGCCCTGTCTCGAGAGAGCTCTACAGGGACATGAAGCGCTACGTAAGGGGGCGGGGAGTCCGTTCTCTCAAACACATAAGATCGTCTCAGTTCAAGAGAGTCTTCGCGTCGTCCGGAACGGCCAGACATTTACAGGAAATCGCCTCCGGGCTTTTTCCCGACTTGATAGACGTTCCCGTGGACGGTCCTGTGCTGTCCCTGGACGCGTTGAGAAAGGTTTCTCGAGTTTTATGTCCTATGTCCGCCGACGAGAGGGAAAAGGTAAAGGGAGTGTCCAGCCGAAGAAAGGACATAATAATAACCGGTGCGGCCATCATGGAAACCGTTATGGAGGAGCTTAGCCTAGACAGGGTTACCGTGACCGACAGGAGCCTTAGAAACGGCATGCTCGAGGATTATCTAGTGAAACACGGTCTGATCGAGGGACTTTCCATCAGGGAGGAGAGTGTACTCCGATTGGGGCGCTCGTGTGGGTTTGACGAACGACACGGAAGGCATATTTCCAAACTAGCCTTGGATCTGTTCGACAGTTCCGGGAAATTGGGGCTCCACGATTTAGGGATCGGTGCCAGGGAACTCCTGTATTATGCCTCCTTGCTGCACGATATAGGCATGTTCCTTTCCTTCAGCGATCACCATCACCACGGCGCATATATCGTTAGAAACGCGCAGTTGCTGGGTTTTACCGACATGGAGCTTCAGATTATGTCGTCTTTGGTCAACTACCACAGAGGAAAGAGGCCCAAAAAAAGCGACCCAATGATCTCCGGTCTCGATGGCTGGGGAATCGCGGTAGTAAGAAAATGCGGCGTTTTTTTGAGGATGGCCGAGAGCATGGACAGAAGCCATCGGTCTATCATCGAAGGGGCCATATTTGAGAACGAGGGCAAGAGGATTCGTCTATCCTTGAGTCTGAGAGAACCGGAGGAGTGGGAACTGGAGAGATGGGCCGTCGAGAGGGATATGACGGATTTCAAGAAAATTTTCGGGAGAACTTTTTCCCTTCTAGCGGTATAA
- a CDS encoding NYN domain-containing protein, with protein sequence MRRVITFVDGFNLYHSINTLVARNGSSSCYKWLNLTNLSTQFLNKTEDLKEVHYFSAYAKWDQGKMDRHKVYINLLKATGVKVILGSFLKKTKRSRVPCQATCSQGKKNGLCNKSFVTYEEKLTDVNIAIDMLKACINDECDSVFLISGDNDFVPALQAIKTLKPAVEISVLFPPGARAKHLEKVCVGNKFRHMRIKEQHLKKALFPKVFSVAGSTFSCPSSWV encoded by the coding sequence ATGCGTAGAGTGATTACTTTTGTCGACGGATTCAATTTGTATCACTCAATAAATACCCTTGTAGCAAGAAATGGGTCCTCCTCTTGCTACAAATGGCTTAACCTAACTAATCTTTCTACTCAGTTCTTGAATAAGACCGAAGATTTAAAAGAAGTCCACTATTTTTCAGCTTATGCAAAATGGGATCAAGGGAAGATGGACCGTCACAAGGTATATATTAATCTTCTGAAGGCAACTGGAGTTAAGGTTATATTGGGATCTTTTTTAAAAAAAACCAAGAGGAGTAGGGTTCCTTGTCAAGCTACCTGTTCTCAAGGTAAAAAAAATGGACTTTGCAACAAGAGTTTTGTCACTTATGAAGAAAAATTAACTGATGTCAATATAGCGATTGATATGCTCAAGGCCTGTATAAACGACGAGTGTGATTCTGTCTTTTTGATCAGCGGAGATAACGATTTTGTGCCAGCGCTGCAAGCCATAAAGACATTGAAACCTGCCGTGGAAATATCAGTTCTTTTTCCTCCCGGGGCACGAGCCAAACATTTAGAAAAGGTTTGTGTTGGAAATAAGTTCAGGCATATGCGAATAAAAGAACAACATTTAAAAAAAGCTCTTTTCCCAAAGGTCTTTTCTGTAGCAGGGTCCACTTTTTCTTGTCCATCCTCATGGGTATGA